A portion of the Babylonia areolata isolate BAREFJ2019XMU chromosome 16, ASM4173473v1, whole genome shotgun sequence genome contains these proteins:
- the LOC143291086 gene encoding uncharacterized protein LOC143291086 isoform X1 produces MHLPAFCLSDGVKTFSSGHTLLAEKTVGDGSHGQTREHVKCWSVVVCFTGHHRVLVFTGSGGVKWVRTMAASPSVTEELTCSICLELFEEPVLLPCAHTFCRQCLRDFCARRPSSQGTATTGIAITGRDSGGGNGTGTGTGTGNGTSSGSGSGSGSGTTVLLCPKCRANVKLGAEGIDGLPKNTTLANIILSFDEEGQRQKNTPCDVCDSDPPRNGFKSCSDCTLTFCRTCFAQLHPLRGAFTHHVITSPAPTERKDQWEDMLRSPRSETRLPLVQELKRTRSLVRVRSMSPHPKEQEYMENIRKSITRKRKELKETLKEAQDLLKSTEDETEDQMKHIKSLSSKLHEGVAEKEGAMLAACTRRRHEAVTCCYGLISDAQAQLLELDLLDEKFGQLLVKGPIMDISHELSCLEERLAVLSSIQLEGRLDDVPRPRQLQTVHVKNVLSNLDFKQETDVVAPVITDILSRPVAKGPAVVDIKWTEPQQGLCYRLTAWRKTQKGRTERVIVDEVTGGSQLMLLPGIDSQYRLSVTVLGKAGEVTVQGDSTPTDRQVVSEEKAFRTLPYVNCISIKIDPANCHKVVAVTSNREEVMHRKCRLSNLNDTHPPATSRRLDELEGAMGENPFPPLPHMYWENVIHFHIISKLEDSKLVCDVGVCKAGMEDACGLVCDNPKSYCCYLVRRNRFITLEFWNGPNQEILARSLNVADLDKENEKTLRLGFYLDVARRVLAVINPAASTILAHFNIKFTSLVWLCGVYCPDQVYATVKHVSVNNIPTVVAKLVAKSQAAAANVRQ; encoded by the exons ATGCACCTGCCTGCATTTTGTCT TTCTGACGGAGTGAAAACATTTTCCTCTGGGCACACACTTCTCGCTGAAAAAACTGTTGGTGACGGGAGTCATGGACAGACCAGAGAACACGTGAAATGCTGGTCAGTGGTAGTCTGCTTTACCGGACATCACCGCGTCTTG GTGTTCACGGGGAGTGGTGGTGTCAAGTGGGTACGGACCATGGCTGCCTCGCCCAGCGTCACAGAGGAGCTCACCTGCTCCATCTGTCTGGAGCTCTTCGAGGAGCCCGTGCTGCTGCCTTGTGCCCACACCTTCTGCCGCCAGTGTCTCAGGGACTTCTGTGCCCGCAGGCCCTCATCCCAGGGCACCGCCACCACGGGCATCGCCATCACTGGAAGAGACAGTGGAGGCGGGaatggtactggtactggtactggtactggtaatGGTACTAGTtccggttctggttctggttctggttctggcacGACGGTTCTTCTGTGCCCGAAATGCCGCGCTAACGTGAAGTTGG GAGCGGAAGGCATTGACGGCCTGCCCAAGAACACCACACTGGCCAACATCATCCTCAGTTTCGACGAGGAGGGCCAGAGACAGAAGAACACACCCTGTGACGTATGCGACAGTGACCCGCCCCGCAACGGCTTCAAGTCCTGCAGCGACTGCACCCTCACTTTCTGCCGCACGTGCTTCGCGCAGCTCCATCCACTCAGAGGCGCTTTCACGCACCACGTGATCACTAGCCCCGCCCCTACCGAGCGGAAGGACCAATGGGAGGACATGTTGCGGAGTCCTCGGAGCGAGACGCGTCTGCCATTGGTGCAGGAGCTGAAACGCACGCGCTCTCTCGTTCGTGTTCGATCCATGAGTCCTCATCCGAAAGAACAG GAGTACATGGAGAATATCCGCAAGTCCATCACCAGGAAACGGAAAGAGCTGAAGGAGACCCTGAAGGAAGCACAGGACCTGCTGAAATCGACCGAG GATGAAACGGAAGACCAGATGAAGCACATCAAATCCCTCAGCTCCAAGTTGCACGAAGGAGTAGCGGAGAAGGAGGGCGCCATGTTGGCTGCTTGCACGCGCAGACGTCACGAGGCGGTCACGTGCTGCTACGGGCTCATCAGCGATGCGCAGGCGCAGCTGCTGGAACTGGATCTATTGGACGAGAAGTTTGGCCAGCTGTTGGTGAAAGGACCAATCATGGACATTTCTCAT GAACTCTCTTGCTTGGAAGAAAG GCTGGCTGTGCTGTCATCCATTCAGCTGGAGGGACGGCTGGATGACGTGCCCAGACCCCGACAGCTGCAGActgtgcacgtgaaaaacgtgctGAGCAACCTGGACTTCAAACAGGAAACTG ATGTTGTAGCGCCAGTCATCACCGATATTTTGTCACGACCCGTTGCCAAAGGTCCTGCAGTGGTGGACATCAAGTGGACAGAGCCACAGCAGGGCTTGTGCTACCGTCTGACGGCGTGGAGAAAAACTCAGAAAG GGCGCACAGAGCGAGTCATTGTGGACGAGGTGACGGGCGGAAGTCAGCTGATGTTGCTGCCTGGGATTGATTCACAGTACCGCCTCTCCGTGACCGTGCTGGGCAAAGCAGGGGAGGTAACCGTGCAAGGGGACAGCACTCCAACAGACCGGCAGGTGGTCAGCGAAGAGAAAGCGTTCCGAACACTGCCCTATGTCAACT GTATTTCGATAAAAATCGACCCGGCCAACTGCCACAAAGTGGTCGCCGTGACCTCTAACCGTGAAGAGGTGATGCACCGGAAGTGCAGGCTGTCCAATCTGAACGACACTCACCCTCCCGCCACCTCGCGGCGGCTGGACGAACTGGAGGGCGCCATGGGCGAGAacccctttcctcctctccctcacatGTACTGGGAGAACGTGATCCACTTCCACATCATCTCCAAACTGGAGGACTCCAAGCTGGTCTGTGACGTGGGCGTGTGCAAAGCAGGGATGGAGGACGCGTGCGGTCTGGTGTGCGACAACCCCAAGTCCTACTGCTGCTACCTGGTGCGCAGGAACCGCTTCATCACGCTGGAGTTCTGGAACGGGCCCAACCAGGAGATCCTGGCGCGGAGCCTCAACGTGGCTGACCTGGACAAGGAGAACGAGAAGACCCTCAGGCTGGGCTTCTACCTGGATGTGGCCCGCAGGGTACTGGCCGTCATCAACCCCGCCGCCAGCACCATTCTGGCGCACTTCAACATCAAGTTCACGAGCCTCGTCTGGCTGTGCGGCGTCTACTGCCCTGACCAGGTCTACGCCACTGTCAAGCATGTCAGCGTCAATAACATTCCTACCGTGGTGGCTAAACTGGTGGCCAAGTCTCAAGCAGCTGCCGCGAACGTTAGGCAGTAG
- the LOC143291086 gene encoding uncharacterized protein LOC143291086 isoform X3, translating to MAASPSVTEELTCSICLELFEEPVLLPCAHTFCRQCLRDFCARRPSSQGTATTGIAITGRDSGGGNGTGTGTGTGNGTSSGSGSGSGSGTTVLLCPKCRANVKLGAEGIDGLPKNTTLANIILSFDEEGQRQKNTPCDVCDSDPPRNGFKSCSDCTLTFCRTCFAQLHPLRGAFTHHVITSPAPTERKDQWEDMLRSPRSETRLPLVQELKRTRSLVRVRSMSPHPKEQEYMENIRKSITRKRKELKETLKEAQDLLKSTEDETEDQMKHIKSLSSKLHEGVAEKEGAMLAACTRRRHEAVTCCYGLISDAQAQLLELDLLDEKFGQLLVKGPIMDISHELSCLEERLAVLSSIQLEGRLDDVPRPRQLQTVHVKNVLSNLDFKQETDVVAPVITDILSRPVAKGPAVVDIKWTEPQQGLCYRLTAWRKTQKGRTERVIVDEVTGGSQLMLLPGIDSQYRLSVTVLGKAGEVTVQGDSTPTDRQVVSEEKAFRTLPYVNCISIKIDPANCHKVVAVTSNREEVMHRKCRLSNLNDTHPPATSRRLDELEGAMGENPFPPLPHMYWENVIHFHIISKLEDSKLVCDVGVCKAGMEDACGLVCDNPKSYCCYLVRRNRFITLEFWNGPNQEILARSLNVADLDKENEKTLRLGFYLDVARRVLAVINPAASTILAHFNIKFTSLVWLCGVYCPDQVYATVKHVSVNNIPTVVAKLVAKSQAAAANVRQ from the exons ATGGCTGCCTCGCCCAGCGTCACAGAGGAGCTCACCTGCTCCATCTGTCTGGAGCTCTTCGAGGAGCCCGTGCTGCTGCCTTGTGCCCACACCTTCTGCCGCCAGTGTCTCAGGGACTTCTGTGCCCGCAGGCCCTCATCCCAGGGCACCGCCACCACGGGCATCGCCATCACTGGAAGAGACAGTGGAGGCGGGaatggtactggtactggtactggtactggtaatGGTACTAGTtccggttctggttctggttctggttctggcacGACGGTTCTTCTGTGCCCGAAATGCCGCGCTAACGTGAAGTTGG GAGCGGAAGGCATTGACGGCCTGCCCAAGAACACCACACTGGCCAACATCATCCTCAGTTTCGACGAGGAGGGCCAGAGACAGAAGAACACACCCTGTGACGTATGCGACAGTGACCCGCCCCGCAACGGCTTCAAGTCCTGCAGCGACTGCACCCTCACTTTCTGCCGCACGTGCTTCGCGCAGCTCCATCCACTCAGAGGCGCTTTCACGCACCACGTGATCACTAGCCCCGCCCCTACCGAGCGGAAGGACCAATGGGAGGACATGTTGCGGAGTCCTCGGAGCGAGACGCGTCTGCCATTGGTGCAGGAGCTGAAACGCACGCGCTCTCTCGTTCGTGTTCGATCCATGAGTCCTCATCCGAAAGAACAG GAGTACATGGAGAATATCCGCAAGTCCATCACCAGGAAACGGAAAGAGCTGAAGGAGACCCTGAAGGAAGCACAGGACCTGCTGAAATCGACCGAG GATGAAACGGAAGACCAGATGAAGCACATCAAATCCCTCAGCTCCAAGTTGCACGAAGGAGTAGCGGAGAAGGAGGGCGCCATGTTGGCTGCTTGCACGCGCAGACGTCACGAGGCGGTCACGTGCTGCTACGGGCTCATCAGCGATGCGCAGGCGCAGCTGCTGGAACTGGATCTATTGGACGAGAAGTTTGGCCAGCTGTTGGTGAAAGGACCAATCATGGACATTTCTCAT GAACTCTCTTGCTTGGAAGAAAG GCTGGCTGTGCTGTCATCCATTCAGCTGGAGGGACGGCTGGATGACGTGCCCAGACCCCGACAGCTGCAGActgtgcacgtgaaaaacgtgctGAGCAACCTGGACTTCAAACAGGAAACTG ATGTTGTAGCGCCAGTCATCACCGATATTTTGTCACGACCCGTTGCCAAAGGTCCTGCAGTGGTGGACATCAAGTGGACAGAGCCACAGCAGGGCTTGTGCTACCGTCTGACGGCGTGGAGAAAAACTCAGAAAG GGCGCACAGAGCGAGTCATTGTGGACGAGGTGACGGGCGGAAGTCAGCTGATGTTGCTGCCTGGGATTGATTCACAGTACCGCCTCTCCGTGACCGTGCTGGGCAAAGCAGGGGAGGTAACCGTGCAAGGGGACAGCACTCCAACAGACCGGCAGGTGGTCAGCGAAGAGAAAGCGTTCCGAACACTGCCCTATGTCAACT GTATTTCGATAAAAATCGACCCGGCCAACTGCCACAAAGTGGTCGCCGTGACCTCTAACCGTGAAGAGGTGATGCACCGGAAGTGCAGGCTGTCCAATCTGAACGACACTCACCCTCCCGCCACCTCGCGGCGGCTGGACGAACTGGAGGGCGCCATGGGCGAGAacccctttcctcctctccctcacatGTACTGGGAGAACGTGATCCACTTCCACATCATCTCCAAACTGGAGGACTCCAAGCTGGTCTGTGACGTGGGCGTGTGCAAAGCAGGGATGGAGGACGCGTGCGGTCTGGTGTGCGACAACCCCAAGTCCTACTGCTGCTACCTGGTGCGCAGGAACCGCTTCATCACGCTGGAGTTCTGGAACGGGCCCAACCAGGAGATCCTGGCGCGGAGCCTCAACGTGGCTGACCTGGACAAGGAGAACGAGAAGACCCTCAGGCTGGGCTTCTACCTGGATGTGGCCCGCAGGGTACTGGCCGTCATCAACCCCGCCGCCAGCACCATTCTGGCGCACTTCAACATCAAGTTCACGAGCCTCGTCTGGCTGTGCGGCGTCTACTGCCCTGACCAGGTCTACGCCACTGTCAAGCATGTCAGCGTCAATAACATTCCTACCGTGGTGGCTAAACTGGTGGCCAAGTCTCAAGCAGCTGCCGCGAACGTTAGGCAGTAG
- the LOC143291086 gene encoding uncharacterized protein LOC143291086 isoform X2 encodes MLVFTGSGGVKWVRTMAASPSVTEELTCSICLELFEEPVLLPCAHTFCRQCLRDFCARRPSSQGTATTGIAITGRDSGGGNGTGTGTGTGNGTSSGSGSGSGSGTTVLLCPKCRANVKLGAEGIDGLPKNTTLANIILSFDEEGQRQKNTPCDVCDSDPPRNGFKSCSDCTLTFCRTCFAQLHPLRGAFTHHVITSPAPTERKDQWEDMLRSPRSETRLPLVQELKRTRSLVRVRSMSPHPKEQEYMENIRKSITRKRKELKETLKEAQDLLKSTEDETEDQMKHIKSLSSKLHEGVAEKEGAMLAACTRRRHEAVTCCYGLISDAQAQLLELDLLDEKFGQLLVKGPIMDISHELSCLEERLAVLSSIQLEGRLDDVPRPRQLQTVHVKNVLSNLDFKQETDVVAPVITDILSRPVAKGPAVVDIKWTEPQQGLCYRLTAWRKTQKGRTERVIVDEVTGGSQLMLLPGIDSQYRLSVTVLGKAGEVTVQGDSTPTDRQVVSEEKAFRTLPYVNCISIKIDPANCHKVVAVTSNREEVMHRKCRLSNLNDTHPPATSRRLDELEGAMGENPFPPLPHMYWENVIHFHIISKLEDSKLVCDVGVCKAGMEDACGLVCDNPKSYCCYLVRRNRFITLEFWNGPNQEILARSLNVADLDKENEKTLRLGFYLDVARRVLAVINPAASTILAHFNIKFTSLVWLCGVYCPDQVYATVKHVSVNNIPTVVAKLVAKSQAAAANVRQ; translated from the exons ATGCTG GTGTTCACGGGGAGTGGTGGTGTCAAGTGGGTACGGACCATGGCTGCCTCGCCCAGCGTCACAGAGGAGCTCACCTGCTCCATCTGTCTGGAGCTCTTCGAGGAGCCCGTGCTGCTGCCTTGTGCCCACACCTTCTGCCGCCAGTGTCTCAGGGACTTCTGTGCCCGCAGGCCCTCATCCCAGGGCACCGCCACCACGGGCATCGCCATCACTGGAAGAGACAGTGGAGGCGGGaatggtactggtactggtactggtactggtaatGGTACTAGTtccggttctggttctggttctggttctggcacGACGGTTCTTCTGTGCCCGAAATGCCGCGCTAACGTGAAGTTGG GAGCGGAAGGCATTGACGGCCTGCCCAAGAACACCACACTGGCCAACATCATCCTCAGTTTCGACGAGGAGGGCCAGAGACAGAAGAACACACCCTGTGACGTATGCGACAGTGACCCGCCCCGCAACGGCTTCAAGTCCTGCAGCGACTGCACCCTCACTTTCTGCCGCACGTGCTTCGCGCAGCTCCATCCACTCAGAGGCGCTTTCACGCACCACGTGATCACTAGCCCCGCCCCTACCGAGCGGAAGGACCAATGGGAGGACATGTTGCGGAGTCCTCGGAGCGAGACGCGTCTGCCATTGGTGCAGGAGCTGAAACGCACGCGCTCTCTCGTTCGTGTTCGATCCATGAGTCCTCATCCGAAAGAACAG GAGTACATGGAGAATATCCGCAAGTCCATCACCAGGAAACGGAAAGAGCTGAAGGAGACCCTGAAGGAAGCACAGGACCTGCTGAAATCGACCGAG GATGAAACGGAAGACCAGATGAAGCACATCAAATCCCTCAGCTCCAAGTTGCACGAAGGAGTAGCGGAGAAGGAGGGCGCCATGTTGGCTGCTTGCACGCGCAGACGTCACGAGGCGGTCACGTGCTGCTACGGGCTCATCAGCGATGCGCAGGCGCAGCTGCTGGAACTGGATCTATTGGACGAGAAGTTTGGCCAGCTGTTGGTGAAAGGACCAATCATGGACATTTCTCAT GAACTCTCTTGCTTGGAAGAAAG GCTGGCTGTGCTGTCATCCATTCAGCTGGAGGGACGGCTGGATGACGTGCCCAGACCCCGACAGCTGCAGActgtgcacgtgaaaaacgtgctGAGCAACCTGGACTTCAAACAGGAAACTG ATGTTGTAGCGCCAGTCATCACCGATATTTTGTCACGACCCGTTGCCAAAGGTCCTGCAGTGGTGGACATCAAGTGGACAGAGCCACAGCAGGGCTTGTGCTACCGTCTGACGGCGTGGAGAAAAACTCAGAAAG GGCGCACAGAGCGAGTCATTGTGGACGAGGTGACGGGCGGAAGTCAGCTGATGTTGCTGCCTGGGATTGATTCACAGTACCGCCTCTCCGTGACCGTGCTGGGCAAAGCAGGGGAGGTAACCGTGCAAGGGGACAGCACTCCAACAGACCGGCAGGTGGTCAGCGAAGAGAAAGCGTTCCGAACACTGCCCTATGTCAACT GTATTTCGATAAAAATCGACCCGGCCAACTGCCACAAAGTGGTCGCCGTGACCTCTAACCGTGAAGAGGTGATGCACCGGAAGTGCAGGCTGTCCAATCTGAACGACACTCACCCTCCCGCCACCTCGCGGCGGCTGGACGAACTGGAGGGCGCCATGGGCGAGAacccctttcctcctctccctcacatGTACTGGGAGAACGTGATCCACTTCCACATCATCTCCAAACTGGAGGACTCCAAGCTGGTCTGTGACGTGGGCGTGTGCAAAGCAGGGATGGAGGACGCGTGCGGTCTGGTGTGCGACAACCCCAAGTCCTACTGCTGCTACCTGGTGCGCAGGAACCGCTTCATCACGCTGGAGTTCTGGAACGGGCCCAACCAGGAGATCCTGGCGCGGAGCCTCAACGTGGCTGACCTGGACAAGGAGAACGAGAAGACCCTCAGGCTGGGCTTCTACCTGGATGTGGCCCGCAGGGTACTGGCCGTCATCAACCCCGCCGCCAGCACCATTCTGGCGCACTTCAACATCAAGTTCACGAGCCTCGTCTGGCTGTGCGGCGTCTACTGCCCTGACCAGGTCTACGCCACTGTCAAGCATGTCAGCGTCAATAACATTCCTACCGTGGTGGCTAAACTGGTGGCCAAGTCTCAAGCAGCTGCCGCGAACGTTAGGCAGTAG